A genomic segment from Candidatus Binatia bacterium encodes:
- a CDS encoding asparaginase codes for MSAPLLVEVTRGDLVESAHRVAACAVDARGDVILQAGEIDVPVYLRSAAKPFIAAAVLEAGAAQRFGFDAREIAVMAASHSGEPFHVEAVRSILEKIGMDESALQCGVHPPYDDEAASALRRAGQKPSALHNNCSGKHAGILALAKILGADPATYLRAENPAQESILALCARLSDEDPSRWPVGIDGCGIPVYATSLRKAALSFARLATLAGIGESDAAALRAVRDAMLANPEYVAGTGQIDTELMIAGRGNVAAKAGAEGVHGIAAIAQGYGYVSKVLDGNSRGRGPSTVAALRRLGVLDEAQAEQLARFARPKVYNRAGRAVGEIRVSEHAV; via the coding sequence TTGAGCGCGCCGCTGCTCGTCGAAGTCACCCGAGGCGACCTCGTCGAGTCGGCACACCGCGTCGCCGCGTGCGCCGTGGATGCGCGCGGCGACGTGATTCTTCAAGCGGGCGAGATCGACGTTCCGGTCTACCTGCGGTCCGCGGCGAAGCCGTTCATCGCCGCGGCCGTGCTCGAAGCGGGCGCGGCACAGCGTTTTGGCTTCGACGCGCGCGAGATCGCCGTTATGGCCGCGTCGCACTCGGGCGAGCCGTTCCACGTCGAAGCCGTACGCTCGATTCTCGAGAAGATCGGCATGGACGAATCGGCGCTGCAGTGCGGCGTGCACCCGCCATACGACGACGAGGCGGCGAGCGCGCTGCGCCGCGCGGGCCAGAAGCCGTCGGCGCTGCACAACAACTGCTCGGGGAAGCACGCCGGGATTCTCGCGCTCGCAAAGATCCTCGGCGCGGATCCCGCGACGTATCTGCGCGCGGAGAACCCCGCGCAAGAGAGCATCCTCGCGCTCTGCGCTCGCCTTTCCGATGAGGATCCCTCGCGTTGGCCGGTCGGCATTGACGGCTGCGGCATCCCGGTCTACGCGACGAGCCTGCGCAAGGCGGCGCTCTCGTTCGCGCGGCTCGCGACGCTGGCCGGAATCGGAGAGAGCGACGCGGCGGCGCTGCGCGCGGTTCGCGACGCGATGCTCGCAAATCCGGAGTACGTCGCCGGCACCGGCCAGATCGACACCGAGCTGATGATCGCCGGCAGGGGCAACGTCGCCGCGAAGGCCGGGGCCGAGGGCGTGCACGGCATCGCCGCGATCGCGCAAGGGTACGGTTACGTCTCGAAGGTGCTCGACGGCAACTCGCGGGGGCGAGGCCCGTCCACCGTGGCGGCGTTGCGACGCCTCGGAGTGCTCGACGAAGCGCAGGCCGAGCAATTGGCTCGATTTGCCCGCCCGAAAGT
- the cysK gene encoding cysteine synthase A, whose protein sequence is MARIYENLADTFGNTPLVKLPRLAKDLGATVLVKMESFNPAGSVKDRIGVAMIEAAERDGRLLPGMTILEPTSGNTGIALAFVAAAKGYPLILVMPETMTIERRNLLKAYGAQVVLTPGTEGMPGALRRANEILATAPSKYFMPQQFENPANPEIHRRTTAEEIWRDTDGAVDVIVSAIGTGGTITGVGEVLKERKPGVRVIAVEPDASPVLSGGKPGPHKIQGTGAGFVPKVLNTEIYDEVIRVTDADAIATARRLAREEGMLVGISGGANVWASLHVAARPELRGKTVVTIGCDTGERYLSNPVFAEQEATIVEPALV, encoded by the coding sequence ATGGCACGCATATACGAGAATTTGGCCGACACGTTCGGCAACACGCCGCTGGTCAAACTCCCGCGGCTCGCAAAAGACCTCGGGGCGACGGTGCTCGTCAAGATGGAGTCGTTCAACCCCGCCGGCTCGGTGAAGGATCGCATCGGCGTCGCGATGATCGAGGCCGCTGAACGCGACGGGCGTCTGCTTCCCGGGATGACGATCCTCGAGCCGACGAGCGGCAACACGGGAATCGCGCTCGCGTTCGTCGCCGCGGCGAAGGGATATCCGCTCATCCTCGTCATGCCGGAGACGATGACGATCGAGCGCCGCAACCTGCTCAAGGCGTACGGCGCGCAGGTCGTCCTCACGCCGGGCACGGAGGGAATGCCCGGCGCGCTCCGCCGCGCAAACGAGATTCTGGCGACCGCTCCGAGCAAGTACTTCATGCCGCAGCAGTTCGAGAATCCGGCGAATCCGGAGATCCACCGGCGCACGACCGCGGAGGAGATCTGGCGCGACACCGACGGCGCGGTCGACGTCATCGTCTCCGCGATCGGAACGGGCGGAACGATAACCGGCGTCGGCGAGGTGCTCAAAGAGCGCAAGCCTGGCGTGAGAGTGATCGCCGTCGAGCCCGACGCGTCGCCGGTCCTCTCCGGCGGTAAGCCCGGTCCGCACAAGATTCAGGGAACCGGCGCGGGCTTCGTGCCGAAGGTGCTCAACACCGAGATCTACGACGAGGTCATTCGCGTGACCGACGCCGACGCGATCGCGACGGCGCGTCGTCTCGCGCGCGAAGAGGGGATGCTCGTCGGCATCTCGGGCGGCGCGAACGTCTGGGCGTCGCTGCACGTTGCCGCCCGGCCGGAGCTCAGGGGAAAGACGGTCGTCACGATCGGCTGCGACACCGGCGAGCGCTATTTGAGCAATCCGGTCTTCGCCGAACAAGAAGCGACGATCGTAGAACCCGCCCTGGTTTGA